Within Paenibacillus sp. RUD330, the genomic segment ACATCGGACAGCTCCAGGTATGCGTCATGACGGGCTACCCCGGCAGCATCGCCAGCAGCTGGCAGCAGGCGGGACGGGCGGGACGGCGCCACGGGGAGTCGCTCATCGTCATGGTCGCCGGATCGACGCCGGTCGACCAGTACATGGTGCACAACCCCGACTACTTTTTCGAGCGGAGTCCTGAGGCGGCGCGGATTAACCCGGAGAATCTGATCATCCTCGTCGATCACTTGAAGTGCGCGGCGTACGAGCTGCCCTTCAAGGAAAGCGAGGAGTACGGTCCGCTTGATGTCGGCGACATCATGGAGTATTTGGTCGAGGAGCGCGTCCTGCACAAAAACGCCGATACGTTCTACTGGGCGAACCAGTCGTTCCCTGCCAGCGGCATCAGCCTGCGCTCCGCTTCCCAGGAAAATGTCGTCATCGTCGACCAGTCCGACGTCGCGAACGTGCGCATCATCGGGGAGATGGACCGGTTCAGCGCCATGACGCTGCTGCACGACGAGGCGATCTACCTTCATGAGGGCGTCCAGTTCCAGGTGGAGAAGCTCGATTGGGACCACAAGAAAGCTTATGTGCGCGAAGTGGACGTGGAGTATTATACCGACGCCAATCTCGCCATCAACCTCAAGGTGCTGGAAATCGACAAGACGAAGGAGCGGCGGGCGGGCTCCCTGCACTTCGGAGATGTCACCGTCAATGCCATTCCGACGATCTTCAAGAAGATCAAGATGTCGACCTTCGAGAATATCGGATCGGGGCCGATCCATCTTCCCGAGGAGGAGCTGCATACGTCATCGGCCTGGGTCGAGCTCAGGCAGGTCGACGACGACATCGGCGCCAAGACGCTGGAGCAGCTCCTGCTCGGCATCGCCCATGTGCTCAAGCATATCGTGCCCGTGCTGGCGATGTGCGACCGGAACGACATCCATGTCGTGCCGCAGATCAAGGCGGCGCATACGCAGCTGCCGACGATATTCGTCTATGACCACTATCCGGGTGGCATCGGCTTGGCGGACGAGGTGTACAAGCGGTTCGACGAGGTTCGGGACGCGGCCCTGAACATGATTTCCGGCTGCCCGTGCAAGGACGGATGCCCTTCCTGCATCGGCACGGAAATAGAGGGAAGCGACCTCAAGCGAAGGAGCATCCGGCTTCTGGAGCGGTTGTGATACCTTATGGGATCGCCAGACAGAAGAGAGGAGGCGGCTCATGAGCAGCCTGCGCGAGAAAATGAACCGGCTGAAAGGAATCAAGACCGCAGAGGCGGATCAAGCGGCCGGGTTTCCTGCCGCCGCTGAGCTTCCGGTGAAACAGCCGGTGCAGGACGCATCTCCATCCGAAGCGGCAGCGGGCGGGCTCGCCTCCGCCGGACCGGAATGGGACCGCCACGGCGTGAAGCTCGTCGCGAACGAAGCCGGCGATTGCCTGGAGAGGCGTCTCCTGCTGCCGCTCGGCCACCGCAGCGGGCATCATTCGCTCGCGGAGTGGGCGGGAACGGCCGGTCAGCTCGGCGCCTTCCATCCGGAGGCGGGCGAGGCGCCCCATGCCGGCAACGTCCTTTTCCTCGACCTGGAGACGACCGGCCTCGGGGCCGGGACGGGCAACGTCCCGTTCATGATGGGGCTGGCGTACTTCGAGGACGGAGCCTTCATCCTGCGTCAGTTCCTGATCCGCCATCCCGCCGAGGAGCGGGCGATGCTGCAGGAGCTGCTGCTCCTGCTGCCGCGCTTCCGCTGGCTCGGCACGTACAACGGGCGCTCCTTCGACTGGCCGCTCGTTCAATCCCGGTTCATCATGAACGGCTTCCGCGGGACGCCTGAGCTGCTGCATCTGGATTTTCTCCACCCGTCGAGGAGCATATGGAAAAATACGCTTGTCTCCTGCAAGCTCAGCCATGTCGAAGAAGAGCGTCTCGGCATCTTCCGTGCGGACGATGTGCCGGGATCGCTGGCGCCGGCGCTCTATTTCCAATATTTGGCCGAAGGCGATCCCGATGTGCTGGAGGGCGTATTCCGCCATAACGAGCAGGATATGATCACCCTTGCCTGCCTGGGCATCCGCTTCGGCCATCTGCTCGCCGGGGCTGTCGGAGAGCGGATGCCGATGCCCGAGGAGAACGAGGAGCGGCTGCGCACCGGATTGTGGCTGGAGAAGATGGGGCGGACGGCTGACGCCGAGCGTCTTTTCGCCTTGGTGGAAGCCTCGGAGAAGCCGGCTCCATCGGCTTGGCATGCGCTGGCGATGAGGGAGAAGAAAACTGGCAATTGGGACCGGGCTGTGGTATTGTGGCAGAAAGCCGCCGCCTGCATGAGGACGGCGCTTATTCCGAACGTGGACGCCCATGTGGAGCTGGCCATGTTCTACGAGCACAAGCGCAAGGATGTCCACTCGGCTCTCGCCTATGCGGAGGAAGCGATCGAGCTGTTCGCGGGCAGGCCGCATGATTACCGCAGCGCCAAGCGGCGGGCCGAGCAGGAAGCCTTGCTCAAGCGGCGCGACAGGCTCCGCCGCAAATGCGGAGGGGGCGGCGCCATGCTGGAGGTTGACAGATGACGAAGACATACAGCTTGCCGGGTATGCCGGCGCCGGACCGGCCGATCGGCGGCCTCCTGCTCGACCTCGACGGAACGATCTATCGGGGCGGGCAGGCTGTCGATGGGGCCGGTTCTCTTGTGAGGGCGCTTCGCGATGCCGGAGTTCCCTACAAATATGTGACGAACAACTCCTCCTCCAGTCCCGAAGCCGTCGCGAAGAGGCTGCGGGATATGGGCGTGGATGCGGAAGCGGATGAAGTATGCACTTCTTCCCAGGCGGCAGCGCGGTATGCGGCCGAGCGCTTTCCGGGCGGCAAGGTATTTCTGATCGGCGAGGAAGGCTTGGCGGAAGAGCTGGAGCAAGCGGGCCTGGTGCTGGTCGAACGGGATGCCGATCTCGTCGTCCAGGGCATCGACCGCGCCTTCTCCTACGCCAAGGCTTCCGAGGCGGTGAGAGAGCTGCTGGCGGGAGCGGAATACATCCTGACGAATCCCGATCTGCTGCTGCCTTCCCATGGAGGCCTCTTTCCGGGGGCGGGCTCCATCGGGGCGATGCTGGCCGCCGCTTCGGGAGTGAAGCCTGTCGTCATCGGCAAGCCGGAGAAGATCCTGATGGATTATTCGCTGGAGAGGATCGGTCTGGCGGCTGGCGAGGTGTCGGTCGTCGGCGACAACCTGGCGACCGACATCGCCGCGGGCAAGAAGAGCGGCTGCGGCACCATTCTTGTGCTGACGGGACTGACGACCCCGGACAATTACGCCCGCTACGCGGAAGCGGCGGATGCCGAGCCCGATGCCGTCTGCGGCTCGCTCGCCGATTTGCAATCGTATATATTGAAGTACATAGGGCGATAAAAAGAACAACACGAGGGAAAGGAAGCGAGACTTCATGCCGGAATATCCTGAAATGGACCACTATCGGATGCTGCTGGGCGCTTCCGTCGCCGGACAGCGGATCCGCAAAGTCGCCGTCGAGCGGGAAAAGTCGGTCAATCTGCCGGCCGGCGAGTTCGTCTCCCGGCTGGAGGGCCGTACGATCTGGTT encodes:
- a CDS encoding DEAD/DEAH box helicase → MKKKTLSELIQELRGNEHIANWHEIEPQEARTRPMPESVDPRIEDALGKRGIAELYTHQSSAYETVRKGENVVAVTPTASGKTLCYNLPVLQEIADDDSSRALYLFPTKALAQDQKSELNEIIREMGIDIKSYTYDGDTSPAIRQLVRKAGHIVITNPDMLHSAILPHHTKWVSLFENLKFIVIDELHTYRGVFGSHVANVIRRLKRICAFYGSNPVFICTSATIANPRELAEHLTGSPMRLIDDNGAPRGRKHFVFYNPPVVNEALNIRRSATVEVNNLAKEFLKNKIQTIIFARSRVRVEIILSHIQELVKKEIGPKSIRGYRGGYLPNQRREIEKGLRSGDILGVVSTNALELGVDIGQLQVCVMTGYPGSIASSWQQAGRAGRRHGESLIVMVAGSTPVDQYMVHNPDYFFERSPEAARINPENLIILVDHLKCAAYELPFKESEEYGPLDVGDIMEYLVEERVLHKNADTFYWANQSFPASGISLRSASQENVVIVDQSDVANVRIIGEMDRFSAMTLLHDEAIYLHEGVQFQVEKLDWDHKKAYVREVDVEYYTDANLAINLKVLEIDKTKERRAGSLHFGDVTVNAIPTIFKKIKMSTFENIGSGPIHLPEEELHTSSAWVELRQVDDDIGAKTLEQLLLGIAHVLKHIVPVLAMCDRNDIHVVPQIKAAHTQLPTIFVYDHYPGGIGLADEVYKRFDEVRDAALNMISGCPCKDGCPSCIGTEIEGSDLKRRSIRLLERL
- a CDS encoding ribonuclease H-like domain-containing protein produces the protein MSSLREKMNRLKGIKTAEADQAAGFPAAAELPVKQPVQDASPSEAAAGGLASAGPEWDRHGVKLVANEAGDCLERRLLLPLGHRSGHHSLAEWAGTAGQLGAFHPEAGEAPHAGNVLFLDLETTGLGAGTGNVPFMMGLAYFEDGAFILRQFLIRHPAEERAMLQELLLLLPRFRWLGTYNGRSFDWPLVQSRFIMNGFRGTPELLHLDFLHPSRSIWKNTLVSCKLSHVEEERLGIFRADDVPGSLAPALYFQYLAEGDPDVLEGVFRHNEQDMITLACLGIRFGHLLAGAVGERMPMPEENEERLRTGLWLEKMGRTADAERLFALVEASEKPAPSAWHALAMREKKTGNWDRAVVLWQKAAACMRTALIPNVDAHVELAMFYEHKRKDVHSALAYAEEAIELFAGRPHDYRSAKRRAEQEALLKRRDRLRRKCGGGGAMLEVDR
- a CDS encoding HAD-IIA family hydrolase, which codes for MTKTYSLPGMPAPDRPIGGLLLDLDGTIYRGGQAVDGAGSLVRALRDAGVPYKYVTNNSSSSPEAVAKRLRDMGVDAEADEVCTSSQAAARYAAERFPGGKVFLIGEEGLAEELEQAGLVLVERDADLVVQGIDRAFSYAKASEAVRELLAGAEYILTNPDLLLPSHGGLFPGAGSIGAMLAAASGVKPVVIGKPEKILMDYSLERIGLAAGEVSVVGDNLATDIAAGKKSGCGTILVLTGLTTPDNYARYAEAADAEPDAVCGSLADLQSYILKYIGR